From Sulfurihydrogenibium sp., one genomic window encodes:
- a CDS encoding site-2 protease family protein — protein sequence MSAIQLFKIFGIQVYIDYSWFIAFTLITLTLSQGFYPMLYKNLSQFEYILAGAVSAIMLFLSVLLHELSHSLVAIKHGIPVRDIYLFIFGGVAMIEQEPDSPSTEFKIAIAGPLMSFLLALIFFTAAGLYPTDDIFNGFLNYMFMVNFALGAFNLVPAFPLDGGRILRSILWKKYGILKATEVASKFGKYFGFMLIGFGVYYLFNGNLINGFWLIFLGIFIIKASKDALFNTKLAVLLSKLKVFNIMHTMNPLDENLSISDFSMFYRPYIRTYLYPVLTSDGKILFIDTRDLDKIPYFKQEEMALKDIVKPIKYYVLPEEKLSKVYNLLKRNKLDEIPVIDNNTFLGILRKSDIEAILNRFIREELLQVKNFN from the coding sequence ATGAGTGCTATACAGTTATTTAAGATTTTTGGAATTCAAGTATATATAGATTACAGCTGGTTTATAGCATTTACTTTAATAACATTAACTTTATCTCAGGGATTTTATCCTATGCTTTATAAAAATCTCAGTCAATTTGAATATATATTAGCCGGAGCAGTTTCTGCTATTATGCTTTTTTTATCTGTTTTACTTCATGAACTTTCTCATTCTCTTGTAGCCATAAAACACGGCATACCTGTTCGAGATATTTATCTTTTCATCTTTGGCGGAGTAGCAATGATAGAACAAGAACCAGACTCCCCTTCTACAGAGTTTAAAATTGCAATAGCCGGTCCTCTTATGAGCTTTCTCTTAGCATTAATATTTTTTACGGCAGCAGGTCTTTATCCAACAGATGATATTTTTAATGGCTTTTTAAACTATATGTTTATGGTAAACTTTGCTCTTGGAGCGTTTAACTTAGTCCCGGCATTTCCGCTTGATGGTGGTCGTATTTTAAGGTCTATTTTATGGAAGAAGTATGGAATTCTTAAAGCAACAGAAGTAGCTTCTAAATTTGGAAAATATTTTGGTTTTATGCTTATTGGTTTTGGAGTTTATTATTTATTTAATGGAAACTTAATTAACGGCTTTTGGCTTATATTCTTAGGAATTTTTATAATAAAAGCTTCCAAGGATGCTCTATTTAATACCAAATTAGCTGTTTTATTATCTAAGCTTAAAGTCTTTAATATCATGCATACGATGAATCCATTAGATGAAAATCTAAGCATCTCAGATTTTAGCATGTTTTATAGACCTTATATAAGGACTTATTTATATCCTGTCTTGACCTCCGATGGAAAAATTTTATTTATAGACACAAGAGACTTAGATAAAATTCCGTACTTTAAACAAGAAGAGATGGCTTTAAAAGATATAGTAAAGCCAATAAAATATTATGTCCTTCCGGAAGAAAAGTTATCAAAAGTTTATAATCTTTTAAAAAGAAATAAATTAGATGAAATTCCTGTTATTGATAATAATACTTTTCTTGGAATTTTAAGAAAATCAGATATTGAAGCTATTCTTAACAGGTTTATCCGTGAAGAGCTTTTGCAGGTTAAAAATTTTAATTAG
- a CDS encoding transposase: KNFQEEYKLLKSIPGVSDRVIGVVISIFGGFKRFKSVKEAASFAGLNPSPYESGSSVKKSGKIKKMGNPYARKILYMAALSAIRFNKYCRELYERLVSKGKAKKLALVAVAHKLLRQAYGVLKSRKPFDENFCT, from the coding sequence AGAAGAATTTTCAAGAGGAATACAAACTTTTAAAAAGTATACCTGGTGTAAGTGATAGGGTTATAGGAGTAGTAATATCAATATTTGGAGGATTTAAAAGATTTAAAAGTGTAAAGGAAGCAGCTAGTTTTGCTGGTTTAAATCCAAGTCCATATGAAAGTGGATCAAGTGTAAAGAAAAGTGGCAAGATAAAGAAAATGGGAAATCCATATGCAAGAAAGATACTATACATGGCAGCATTATCAGCAATAAGGTTTAACAAATACTGTAGAGAATTATACGAAAGGTTAGTAAGTAAAGGCAAGGCTAAAAAGTTAGCATTAGTGGCTGTAGCACATAAGTTATTAAGGCAGGCATATGGTGTATTAAAAAGTAGAAAACCATTTGATGAAAATTTTTGTACTTGA